The Flavobacterium sp. HJ-32-4 genome contains a region encoding:
- a CDS encoding PepSY domain-containing protein: MITKEQALAIAKKYLQQKSRRYSKLDSELDKIFYRKQHEIGANEEGIMYRDTYTVCYEVESMDVILYFIIIDANTGEVIKTLGPHGSVENRE, translated from the coding sequence ATGATTACAAAAGAGCAAGCACTGGCGATCGCAAAAAAATATTTGCAACAAAAATCAAGGCGTTATTCGAAACTAGATTCCGAGCTTGATAAGATTTTTTATAGAAAACAACACGAAATTGGAGCGAATGAGGAAGGAATCATGTATAGAGATACCTATACCGTGTGCTACGAAGTTGAATCAATGGATGTCATTTTATATTTTATAATTATTGATGCAAATACGGGTGAAGTCATCAAAACACTGGGGCCACACGGATCTGTTGAGAATCGGGAATAA
- a CDS encoding zincin-like metallopeptidase toxin domain-containing protein, protein MIDTFNGIPFFRDDSEDSPLSRLLAGGVRQGRFDGLSSSLTEDKSLNEFANQSPFGEESIFAKPKLSDYFEGYVDFLPILWRIGAPMPEEDSPIPKKGMLEEVKVSSIDSTSLFDYRRYSDVNKDFQNYWTYRGTDFPGQAILNKKVGYLDREKIFLSDTGRGVTSFGLYVPYTNDNNVSLGRFSLDYLEAQSAIKIRYLDFDGLMIILQNLLGSKRKAYAEAIYTEVAKKFEPIALSESGLIFLYSAPVELLKYFSSKTLITLFLRLAADMLNGDKELIVLKVLSAMSSQREFDPDKFLELLLTKQVLGSSLFQILYDKMRDWGGENNFSKIIIQLTKIWILSSYSDPENKRYKDYQRLPSLVYTQKYILGFRNDNYSFEFKKNNDVLIIEGEGGIEIPGLNRYITQHPFQPIATVELEETENEDLKLMEGVAIPAFYLKAFDDKSVWENFEKAVWLTFDIVSLYTGIGNLAKLRYLLRTEKVAVLVLRTIFGTIQVASSTISIGLSLVENSRNRDAVNKVREYLFWLEICTLGADALSSRILAKKAGSAKEALDELRKTTKNRKALEEIDEFAEHLDEVAEAANIERGRLQGQRIDAKGIQVAREIFEKRMVELRVAPSQGAFEIEGYMNRAGKVVILEPGSAAMFITDGKKMALIIRENATVLELLHESLHYWHCKSLGKLRWYNLTKNSYSAGVVARERFVFDKLMEHRGYLNRNELIEAKDYMNSTYKRYGVTDELGNPLQVDFDFDISKIPNKRQEASIAKILNLN, encoded by the coding sequence GGGGAGTGAGGCAGGGGAGATTTGACGGTTTAAGTTCAAGTTTAACTGAGGATAAATCGCTAAATGAATTTGCCAATCAAAGTCCATTTGGGGAGGAGAGTATTTTCGCAAAACCTAAGCTCAGCGATTACTTTGAAGGCTATGTAGATTTCTTGCCAATATTGTGGCGGATTGGTGCACCAATGCCGGAGGAGGATAGTCCAATCCCGAAAAAGGGTATGTTAGAGGAGGTGAAGGTTTCGTCAATTGACTCAACATCGCTTTTCGATTACAGAAGGTACAGTGATGTAAACAAAGACTTCCAAAATTACTGGACATATCGGGGCACTGATTTTCCTGGACAGGCTATCTTAAACAAAAAGGTGGGGTACCTGGACCGAGAAAAAATATTTCTTTCCGATACGGGCAGAGGAGTTACCTCTTTTGGTTTATATGTTCCATATACCAACGACAATAATGTTTCGCTGGGTAGATTCTCGCTTGACTACCTTGAAGCCCAATCTGCAATCAAAATCAGATATTTAGATTTTGATGGCTTGATGATTATCCTGCAAAATCTACTCGGGTCCAAAAGGAAAGCATATGCCGAAGCAATTTACACGGAGGTTGCGAAAAAATTCGAACCAATTGCACTGAGCGAGAGCGGTTTAATATTCCTTTACAGCGCCCCCGTTGAATTGCTGAAATACTTTAGCAGTAAAACACTCATCACCTTATTTCTTCGTTTAGCAGCCGATATGTTGAATGGAGATAAAGAACTAATCGTCTTAAAGGTGCTTAGTGCGATGAGTTCACAAAGAGAATTCGACCCCGATAAGTTTCTTGAACTCCTGCTAACGAAACAAGTACTTGGCTCGTCATTGTTCCAAATTCTGTATGACAAGATGCGTGATTGGGGCGGCGAAAACAATTTCAGCAAAATTATCATCCAACTCACCAAAATATGGATACTGAGCAGCTATTCCGATCCGGAAAACAAACGCTATAAGGATTACCAACGTTTGCCTTCCCTAGTATACACGCAGAAATACATTTTGGGTTTCAGGAATGACAACTACAGTTTCGAATTCAAAAAAAACAACGACGTACTGATTATTGAGGGTGAAGGCGGCATCGAAATCCCGGGTTTGAATAGGTATATCACGCAACACCCTTTTCAACCAATTGCTACGGTGGAACTAGAGGAAACAGAAAATGAAGACCTAAAGTTGATGGAAGGCGTAGCCATACCCGCCTTTTATCTTAAGGCATTCGATGATAAGAGTGTATGGGAGAACTTCGAGAAGGCGGTTTGGCTTACCTTTGATATAGTAAGCCTTTATACGGGAATAGGTAATCTGGCAAAATTACGCTATCTTCTCAGAACCGAAAAGGTTGCAGTTTTGGTGCTCAGAACCATTTTTGGCACCATACAGGTCGCCAGCAGCACCATTTCGATCGGGTTAAGTCTGGTCGAAAACAGCAGAAACCGCGACGCCGTAAACAAAGTAAGGGAATATCTTTTCTGGCTGGAAATATGTACTTTGGGCGCCGATGCCCTTAGCTCACGTATATTGGCTAAAAAAGCAGGATCGGCGAAGGAGGCACTGGACGAGTTACGTAAGACCACCAAAAACCGAAAGGCGCTCGAGGAAATAGATGAGTTTGCAGAGCATTTGGATGAGGTAGCAGAAGCAGCTAATATTGAGAGAGGTCGTCTTCAGGGACAAAGAATTGACGCTAAAGGAATACAGGTCGCGAGGGAGATTTTCGAAAAAAGAATGGTTGAACTAAGAGTCGCTCCATCGCAAGGAGCCTTCGAGATAGAAGGCTACATGAACAGGGCGGGCAAAGTGGTTATTCTAGAGCCTGGCAGCGCTGCAATGTTTATCACAGATGGTAAAAAAATGGCTTTAATCATTCGAGAAAACGCAACGGTTCTGGAACTTTTGCATGAGTCGTTACATTACTGGCATTGTAAAAGCCTCGGGAAACTTCGATGGTATAATCTGACGAAAAACAGTTACAGTGCTGGAGTTGTTGCCCGGGAACGCTTTGTTTTCGATAAATTAATGGAGCATCGCGGATATTTAAATAGAAATGAGTTGATAGAGGCAAAAGATTACATGAATTCTACATATAAAAGATATGGAGTTACAGATGAACTTGGGAATCCCCTACAAGTCGATTTCGATTTCGACATTTCGAAAATCCCCAATAAAAGGCAGGAAGCTAGTATAGCAAAAATCTTAAACCTGAACTAA